A part of Liolophura sinensis isolate JHLJ2023 chromosome 1, CUHK_Ljap_v2, whole genome shotgun sequence genomic DNA contains:
- the LOC135468091 gene encoding vesicle-associated membrane protein 3-like, whose amino-acid sequence MACNVLVDENIRVTDEALGDAIDGGSIRVPELISQVDELTEILRSNTQRLMEREGRLEDLQILADDLSDKAHQFQTVTKRARRKIWWRRNKYRALTVLFIIIVIVVIITVVILVVALRVV is encoded by the exons ATGGCCTGCAATGTGCTGGTTGATGAGAATATAAGGGTTACAGATGAGGCGTTGGGAGATGCCATTGATGGAGGATCAATTAGAGTGCCTGAGCTGATATCCCAGGTTGATGAGTTAACGGAAATCCTTAGATCTAACACCCAGCGTCTTATGGAAAGAGAGGGTCGCTTGGAAGACTTGCAAATTCTAGCGGATGACTTGTcagataag GCGCATCAGTTTCAAACTGTGACAAAAAGAGCACGTCGGAAGATCTGGTGGCGAAGGAATAAGTACAGAGCCCTGACAGTGTTGTTTATCATCATCGTCATCGTTGTTATCATCACAGTGGTCATCCTGGTTGTAGCTCTGAGGGTTGTATGA
- the LOC135469937 gene encoding vesicle-associated membrane protein 7-like: protein MTIKFSCIAHGTTILCSHQIEGNFYDVAASMLPNISSRKDGKTSYTANSYQFHCLVDNGIVYMCVAEPSFGKQQPYAYLAEIKRRFQSGTLASRSFSAGPDEFDRDFGFVLSGQMEKYSKPGGGDHISALRSQVDEVKDVMTQNIDKVLERGERLDDLMDKTEELEANSATFQRTAKRIRRKYWWKNTKMMLILVCVVLVVIVVLVIVILYSTHVLPPNSDTSTTVATTTVSG, encoded by the exons ATGACTATCAAATTCAGCTGCATTGCCCATGGAACTACCATCCTGTGTAGCCATCAGATTGAGGGTAATTTCTATGATGTGGCGGCATCCATGCTTCCGAACATTTCCTCCCGTAAAGATGGCAAGACTTCATATACAGCCAATAG CTACCAGTTCCACTGTTTGGTAGACAATggtattgtgtacatgtgtgtggcgGAACCAAGTTTTGGCAAACAACAGCCCTATGCTTACCTGGCAGAG ATCAAAAGGCGCTTTCAGTCAGGAACACTTGCCTCCAGGTCATTTAGTGCAGGACCTGATGAATTTGATAGAGACTTTGGATTTGTACTCTCTGGACAAATG GAGAAGTATTCTAAGCCTGGGGGAGGGGATCATATCTCCGCTCTGCGATCCCAGGTGGACGAGGTTAAGGATGTGATGACACAGAACATTGACAAGGTGTTAGAACGAGGGGAAAGGCTAGATGACCTCATGGACAAGACAGAAGAGTTAGAGGCTAAT TCTGCTACATTCCAACGCACAGCCAAGAGAATCCGAAGgaagtactggtggaagaacaCGAAGATGATGTTAATACTTGTGTGTGTGGTTCTGGTTGTGATTGTTGTACTTGTGATAGTCATCCTGTACTCTACCCATGTCCTTCCCCCAAATTCTGACACCTCCACCACTGTAGCTACGACTACAGTGTCGGGCTGA